In the Sedimentisphaera cyanobacteriorum genome, GGCTATCTCTATTGATAAAATTATTGGAAACATCGCAGCTGCTAAAATTGACCCCAGCGAGACGTATTTCCATATATAAAGGCATATAACCCAGATTATAAAGCAGATAACCCCGCAGATTGTGTAGTACGGCCATAAACCAAGAACCACGCCAAGTCCGGTTGCAACGCCTTTTCCGCCCTTAAATTTGAGGTAAATGGAAAAAATATGGCCTGCAATTGCAGCAGCACCGCACAGTAGCCAAAGCCAAAGCTGGGATTGATTTGGCTCTCCAGAAATAAGCAATCCGGCTGCTATCATAGGCAGCGCACCCTTGAACAGGTCTAAGAAGAAACATATCTTTGCCCATTTCCCTCCCAGCGCACGGCCTAAGTTGGTTGCTCCTATATTGCCTGAGCCCACTTTACGCAGATCAATGCCTTTTGATTTCGCTATTAAAAAGCCGAAAGGTACTGAACCGAGCAGATAAGAAAAAACCGGCAGAATTAGTAATGTTGCAGTAACCAAATAATTAACCCTTTTGCAGTATCGCTCGTTTATAAATTGATTTATTAATTAAGTAGATTATATCCTTTCCGCTGTTTCAATCAACGCATTCATTTAACCTGTCAAACTTTCCCATTGAATTCCGAATCAGCAGGCAGTATATATTTACAGCTGGATAATTTAGATGTGCAATATTATTCAAAATATTTTAAATTGCAGTTCCAGCTTATGAAAAAATAAGCTTTTCGGGATATAACAGTAATAAAAACAGTCAGTTTTATAAGCTTAAGCAAAAAAGGGAAGCTATGGATTTAGGGCTAAAAAAGATTTTATCAACAGTGTTATTATTTTGTATTTCTGGTGGGGCTTTAAGTTATGTGGAAGTTCGGCCGGGAAGCAGGAATCTTATAACAAAAACGGACAAATCGGTTAAAATATCAATCGATACATCTAAAAAGCATCAGAAAATTACCTCTTTCGGCGCTTCAGACTGCTGGACAGCCCAGATGGTTGGTCAGTGGCCGAAAGAAAAGACAGATGCAATAGCAGATATGCTGTTTTCTGCCAGTCTCAAAGAAGACGGCAGCCCGAAAGGGATAGGCCTTTCATCCTGGCGGTTCAATATCGGAGCGGGCAGCGATATTAATGATAAAATCACAGACCCATGGCGGCAGTCCTCTTGGCTTTTCAATGAAGCAAAAGATGATATATATATGCCGGAATTTGAAAAGGAAACCCGACCTCGAATCAAGGGGCAGAGGACATTCCTAAGGGCAGCCCGTGAGAGGGGAGTAGAAGAGTTTACTGCCTTTACGATAAGCCCCCCGATAAATATGACAAAAAACGGCAGGGGCTTTTGCAGCAAAGATGTCGGCTCAACAAATTTGCAGGAAGGGAAAACCGGCGAATTCTGCGATTATATAATAGATTCTGTTAGAGCACTGCAATCCGCTGACGATGTTGAATTTGATTTCATAAGCCCGATCAATGAGCCTGAATGGGACTGGAACAAGCGCAGCCAGGAAGGCTGCCGGTACAACAACTCCCAGATGTCTGAGATTGCCAAAACGCTTCACGGCAAAATAGAAAACCAAGAGTCTGTGAATGCAAGGCTGCTTATGCCTGAATCCGGACACCTAAAATCGTTCTACGACTGGCAGGACAGCTCAGATAAATCCAAAGGGAAATATATAGAGCAGTTTTTTGAGAAATCCAGCGATAATTATTCAGGCAAGGCCCTTTCAAACCTTCTGTGCGGACACAGTTACTTCCTTGATGACCCCTCTGAGGGGCTTGTTGATGCCAGAGTAAAGTTTAGAAAAGCTCTTGATAAATACCCCGAACTTGACTACAGGCACACCGAATACTGCATCCTCGGCAAAACTGACCACGGCTTTGGAGGCAATGGCCGTGATCTCAGTATTACCTCAGCGCTCTTTATCGCCCGGGTTATACATTACGACCTTACAATTGTTGAAGCCTGCGGCTGGGACTGGTGGCTCGGTATTTCCCCGCATGATTATAAAGACGGCCTTGTTTACACCACAAAAACTATAAAAGACGGCAGGTACAACGATTCGAAAATGCTCTGGGCTATGGGGAATTTCAGCCGCTTTATAAGGCCCGGGATGTATCGTGCGGAGCTTGAAAGAAGCGACGGCGTGCAGAACGAGAACGCTTTTGAAGGTCTTATGGCCTCTGCATACGCCGGCAATAATGAGAAAATTGCTGCTGCGGTATTCGTGAATTATTCAGGCAAGTCTGAGTCTGTGAGTTTCGAGAAGGACGGCCTGCCGGAAGATGCGAGGGTTGTTCCGTATATCACAGATTCGGCAAGCGATCTTGCACCTTGCAAAGCAGGCTCGCTGGATAATTCATTCAAAATTCCTGCCAAAAGTATTGTAACATTCGTTATTCAGGCTAAATGAGAGGCCAGATTACCAATCGAAGCTTTAAACAATTTGTGATTACGCTACAATAAAACCCTGTTACGCAAAAATTTAATTAAAAGGGGTTTTTATGTACGCAGATAAAAATATATGGAAATTACTTTCGCTGTTTCTGGTATCTTTCTCCGGGCTTGTTATGGCTCAAACAGAGCTGGATAAAAAGGCTGATGCCTTGGTGTCTAAAATGACTCTCGATGAGAAGGCCGGACAGATGACCCAGCTCACCCTCAAGTCATTCACTAACGGCAAATCAGGCAGTGAACTCAGGCTCAATAAGGATAAGCTCGAAAGATACATTGCAGAAGAGAAGATAGGCTCAGTTCTCAATTGCGGAGGTCAGGCGCTGCCGCCGGAGAAATGGCTTGAAATAACCAATCAGGTTCAGAAATATGCAAAGAAGACCCGTCTGCAAATCCCTGTTATCTACGGGCTCGATTCAATACACGGAGCTGGTTATGTTTCCGGCTCTGTGCTTTTCCCGCACAACATAGCTATGGCAGCAGCGGGCAGCCGTGAGCTGGTTAACAAAATGGCAGAAGCAGCCGCCCTCGAAACCAGAGCAGCGGGGATAAGATGGAATTTTGCTCCGGTTCTCGGAGTTGCAAGGCATCCGTTTTGGCCGCGTCATTACGAAACCTTCGGAGAAGATTCTTTCATCGCAT is a window encoding:
- a CDS encoding glycoside hydrolase, encoding MEVRPGSRNLITKTDKSVKISIDTSKKHQKITSFGASDCWTAQMVGQWPKEKTDAIADMLFSASLKEDGSPKGIGLSSWRFNIGAGSDINDKITDPWRQSSWLFNEAKDDIYMPEFEKETRPRIKGQRTFLRAARERGVEEFTAFTISPPINMTKNGRGFCSKDVGSTNLQEGKTGEFCDYIIDSVRALQSADDVEFDFISPINEPEWDWNKRSQEGCRYNNSQMSEIAKTLHGKIENQESVNARLLMPESGHLKSFYDWQDSSDKSKGKYIEQFFEKSSDNYSGKALSNLLCGHSYFLDDPSEGLVDARVKFRKALDKYPELDYRHTEYCILGKTDHGFGGNGRDLSITSALFIARVIHYDLTIVEACGWDWWLGISPHDYKDGLVYTTKTIKDGRYNDSKMLWAMGNFSRFIRPGMYRAELERSDGVQNENAFEGLMASAYAGNNEKIAAAVFVNYSGKSESVSFEKDGLPEDARVVPYITDSASDLAPCKAGSLDNSFKIPAKSIVTFVIQAK
- the plsY gene encoding glycerol-3-phosphate 1-O-acyltransferase PlsY, coding for MVTATLLILPVFSYLLGSVPFGFLIAKSKGIDLRKVGSGNIGATNLGRALGGKWAKICFFLDLFKGALPMIAAGLLISGEPNQSQLWLWLLCGAAAIAGHIFSIYLKFKGGKGVATGLGVVLGLWPYYTICGVICFIIWVICLYIWKYVSLGSILAAAMFPIILSIEIAIVESWSFYQLWPLIAAAGLLTILVIYRHKKNIIKLINGTEQKAL